aaaaggtcagttttcattccaatcccaaagaaaggcaatgcaaaagaatgctcaaactactacacaattgcactcatctcacatgctagtaaagtaatgctcaaaattctccaagccaggcttcagcaatacgtgaaccgtgaactccctgatgttcaagctggttttagaaaaggcagaggaaccagagatcaaattgccaacatccactggatcatggaaaaagcaagagagttccagaaaaacatctatttctgctttattgactatgccaaagcctttgactgtgtgaatcacaataaactgtggaaaattctgaaagagatgggaataccaggccatctaacctgcctcttgagaaacctgtatgcaggtcaagaagcaacagttagaactggacatggaccaacagactggttccaaataggaaaaggagtacatcaaggttgtatattgtcaccctgcttatttaacttctatgcagagtacatcatgagaaatgctggactggaagaaatacaaactggaatcaagattgccaggagaaatatcaataacctcagatatgcagatgacaccacccttatggcagaaagtgaagaggaactaaaaagcctcttgatgaaagtgaaagaggagagcgaaaaagttggcttaaagctcaacattcagaaaacgaagatcatggcatctggtcccatcacttcatgggaaatagatggggaaacagtgttagactttatctttttgggctccaaaatcactgcagatggtgattgcagccatgaaattaaaagacccttactccttggaagaaaagttatgaccaacctagatagtatattcaaaagcagagacattactttgctgactaaggtctgtctagtcaaggctatggtttttcctgtggtcatgtatggatgtgagagttggactctaaggaaggctgagcgctgaagaattgatggttttgaactgtggtgttggagaagactcttgagagtcccttggactgcaaggagatccaaccagtccattctgaaggagatcagccctgggatttctttggaaggaatgatgctgaagctgaaactccagtactttgaccacctcatgcgacgagttgactcattggaaaagactgtgatgctgggagggattgggggcaggaggagaaggggatgaccgaggatgagatggctggatggcatcactgactcaatggacgtgaatctgagtgaactccaggagatggtgataaacagggaggcctggcgtgctgcaattcatggggtcgcaaagagttggacacaactgagcgactgaactgaactgaactgaacacattctctaggattgaaagtgaaagtgatttacattacattatatttacattataatgtataattatacattattattactTAGATAAATCCAGTTTGGTCTTCCCATTCCATTTGCATTTGTCGTTGACATAACAGTGGAACTCTGTATTTGACTCTTGAGTCTTGTTATGTTCAAAATTAATCGTGCACCTCTTATTCTTACTTGTGGTTCCTTCCTATAGGGAAATGCATTTATAGAGCATTATGATCCGAAAGAgtatgatcctttttatgtgAACAAAGAGGACCCGAATTTTCTGAAggtagatttctaattttaacttTGGTGTTATGTGGTTTATGTTTTTGAACAGTCTTAATATGTAAGTAGTCCTTCAGTGATTCCCTATGAATGCTGTAACATCTTAATCATGTCCTATctccacagctttgactatatggaagtttgtcagcaaagtgatgtctctgctttttaatatgctgtctaggtttgccacagcttttcttctaagaagcaagcgtcttaatttcatgactgcagtcaccatcttcagtgattttggagcccaagaaaataaaatctgtcattgtttctaccttttccccatctgtttgctatgaagtgatgggactggatgactttcacctttcaccctcatcaagaggctctttagttcctcttcactttctgccattagagtggtatcgtctgcatatctaaggttactgatatttctcctggcagtcttgattccagctagtgattcatccagcctggcatttctgcatcagttcagttcagttcagtcactcagttgtgtccaactctttgcgaccccatggaccacagcacgccaggcctccctgtccatcaccaactcctggagtctactcaaactcatctccattgagtcggtgatgccatctaaacatctcatcctctgtcgtccccttctcctcctgcccccaatccctcccagcatcagggtcttttccaatgagtcaactcttcacatgaggtaaccaaagtattggcgtttcagcttcagcatcagtccttccagtgaacacccaggactgatctcctttaggatggactggttggatctccttgcagtccaagggactctcaagagtcttctccagcaccacagttcaaaagaatcaattctttggcgttcagctttctttatagtccaactgtcacatccatacatgactactggaaaaaccatagccttgacgagatagaccttttttggtaaagtaatgtctctgccttttaatatgctgtctaggttggtcataacagaagttaaataaacaaggtgacaatatatagccttgtactccttttccaattttgaaccagtccattgttccatgtccagttctaactgttgcttcttgacccacatacaggtttctcgggagatAGGttaggcagtctggtattcccatctctttaagaattttccagtttgttgtgatccacacagtcaaaggcattagcgtagtcaatgaagcagaagtagatgttttcctagaattcccttgctttctctgtgatccaacgaatgttggcaatttgatctctggttcctctgccttttctaaaccctgcttgtatatctggaagttcttggtacaTGTaccactgaagcctagcttgaaggattttgagcataaccttactcacatatgaaatgagcacaattgtgtagtagtttctACCTTCTTTGATActtctcttctttgggattggaatgaaaactaaccttttccagtcctgtggcccctgctgagttttccaagtttgctaacacattgaatgcaacactttaacagcattatcttttaggatttgaaatagctcaactggaattccatcacctccactagactTGACTGTAGTaatcttcctaaggcccacttgacttcacactctaggatgtcaggctctaggtgagtggccacaccatcatggttatctgggtcattgagacctttttttgtagagttctgtgtattctttttttttttttagttttttatttttttaattttaaaatctttaattcttacatgtgttcccaaacgtgaacccccctcccacctccctccccataacatctctgtgagtcatccccatgcaccagccccaagcatgctgtatcctgcgtcagacatagactggcgattcaattcttacatgatagtatacatgatagaatgccattctcccaaatcatcccaccctttccctctccctctgagtccaaaagtccgttatacacagctgtgtctttcttcctgtcttgcatatagggtcgtcattgccatctttctaaattccatatatatgtgttagtatactgtattggtgtttttctttctggcttacttcactctgtataattggctccagtctcatccatctcatcagaactgattcaaatgaattctttttaacagctgagtaatactccagagttctgtgtattcttgccacctctttttaatctcttcttctgttagatctttaccatttcttttctttatcatgcccaatcttgcatgaaatgttcctttgatatctccagtttcttgaagagatctctagcctttcccattctgttgttttcctctacttctttgcactgtccATTTAAGtaaggcttcttatctctccttgctattctctggaactctgcattcagttgggtatatctttccctttttcccttgccttccacttttcttctttgcttagctatttgtaaagcctcctcagacaaccacttcctatttttgcattccaatcccctgtgatggaaaggacatttttttttggtgttagttctataaggtcttatagatcttcatagaaccaatcaacttcagcttctttgacatcagtggttggggcatagacttggattactgtgatgttgaatggcttgccttggaaacgaactgaaatcattctgtcattttgagattgcacccaagcattcctttttggactcttttgttgactgtgagagctactccatttcttctaagggattcttgctgacaatagtagatataatggtcatctgaattaagtttCCCATTGATTTCTAAGATGTAgatattcactcttgtcatctcctgcttgaccacatccaatttactttgattcctcagacctaacattccaggttcctatgcaatattgttctttacagcatcggactttactttcaccaccagacagaTCTGCAACCCAGCGTTGTTTCTACTTTGGCCCAcctgtttcattctttctggagctattagtaattaccCTCTGTTCttccctagtagcatattggacaccttccaaccatGGGGGcttatcttctggtgtcatatctttttgccttttcacactgttcatggggttcttgttgcaagaatactgctgtggtttgccattccctcctccagtggaccacattttgtcagaactctccactatgactggtccatcttaggtggccctgcacagcatggctcatagcttcactgagttatgcaagccccttcgccacaacaaggctgtgatctgtCCAGAAGTTCGCACAGCTGTCAATACCAGAGTACAAGTGTGTTTCTAAACTCATACACAATTTTGCtataccatcttttttttttaatattccttatTTTGAACTTCTAGATTGTTTTTGACctattgctattataaacaacGGTATAATGAACATCCCTTTaactatttcttaattttttccttaGGATAAGGTGCTGGTAGTAGAATTGCTGTGTTAAAAGTTATACATGATTTTGATTCATGTCATGAAATTGTTCTCCAGAATGGTTACATAATTTGCACCCCCTCCAgagaatctgggcttccctgatgacttagttggtaaagagtctgcctgcaatgtgggagacttaggttcaatccctgagtcgagatgatcccctggagaaagcaatggcaacccactccagtattcttgcctggagagttccatggacagaggagcctggtgggctataatccacagggtcacaaacagttgggcacaactgagtgactaacacttccacttccagAGAATctacttttttcacatttttgctaGTAGTGGATATCATTAAACGAAGTAAGACAAAAAACCCACCTTGAATCATAGACATGCCCTCCTGGCATTTGCAGGGCAAAGCAGATCTTTATATTGTTGCCCAAATTGGGGTATATATAGATGCTACTGTCTGTATTTTTATAGGTCAGAGTTAAATTGAGAGTTTAAAGGTAGATCCTTAGACATATTAACTAGTAACATAGCTAGTAAGGATGAGAATTGGGATTTGAAACCAGATCTTCCTGATACCAaagtttccttttgttctttcacCATGATGACTTTCTAAATGAAGCCGATAGGTGACCTCTTAAGATAAGCTGAGCAATTTGAGGTTAtatcagcagttctcaaagtgatGTACAAGAACTTTGACAGCCCCGAAACCCTTTTGGGGGTCCTTTAGGCCAAAACTTTTCATAATGGTGTTAAATATTACCAgcttttttttcattatgttgaCATTTGCACTGATGGTGCAAAAACAGTGTTGGGCAGAACAGCTAGTACCTTAGAACTACTTAAGTTGGTGTCACAAATTAAACTAGTAATCATATTCCTCACTGTCATGCACTCACAGTAAAAAAACAATTCAGTTTCACTTAAGAATGTCCTTGATCAAATAGtaaacattattaattttattaagtcttaccctcactttttaaaaattgaagttcagttggtttacaatgttatatATTAGTTCCTGGTATATAgcaaagcaatatatatatatatatatatatgtgtgtgtatatatatatatatgtatatacacaccttttcagattcttttccattatagttcattacaagatactgaatatagttccctttgctgtgcaccacaaccctgttgtttatctgttttttatctagtagtttgtatctgctaatcccaaactcctaatttatccctcctcaccTCAGATCTTGgcctttttaatactctgtgtgATGAAATGGGAAGTATGCAAAGAATACTTCTGTGTATTGAAATGCACTATGATTGTTTAAATTATAAGCTGAACTGGCTGATCTTGTTTTTCATGGAACACTTTTACTTATAGACTTTGGTTATTAAGTCTTGGatattttgcaaacattttctagAAAATTACTGAAGTGAGTCTACCGCTTTAAGGGAAACAACTGATGGTATTTGTTGCCAGTAATAAAATGTGAGCTttcaaaaatttgaatttttgaaaaatcataCTATCATCAGTGTGATAGTATCCCAGTACTCAAAGACTTTACTGATACATTGGTAATGATATTAATAAATGTGATTATTATATAATGAAATGTATTAACATTTGGAAGTCCTCATATAAACTCAGTGATCTAATTTTTTCTAAACCACCAATTAATGTTATGGATAAAAGGTCCATTCAGAGTTCAAGACAGGTCAATGAATTTTAATGTAGCAAAGTTTGAATAATTCATTGATatggtttcagattccacatcATCACTAACCTTTAAGAAACCGCCATCTGTTGATTTTGGGTATAATATCTAAAAGAATATCCACAATCATCTGAAAAGGCTATTAAAACAAGAGCTTACCATGCTTCTTTGGCTGGAAAGCCTTGCTTGGAGGTGTGTTGGAGTGCCCTCATCTCTTTGTAATgtgttacatacatatatataataattagaaTGCCATTTGTTTGTAGATACTGTAATCTTGATTCTTCTGGCATAAGAACCATACATGGATGCTTAGAATAGACCAAAAAAGACCTGCAACCCAGTCCTCAAAGAACTGTTTTTCTTATAGGTTACCATCCCACCATTTCGTGACCCTTTGAAAAAGGCACAATATGACAAAGATGATGGGAAAAGAATTCTTCTTCAGTGTGAGACTGGtacttagtttcttttttttttttttgttggtacTTAGTTTCTAATTGTTATGTGGTTTCATAACCTAAGAGCAATGGCAGTTGCATTTAAGAGTGCTAATTTTAGGTTTTAATTGTCCTACAGGcaaaatatatacaatgaaagAATTTAAAGAGGTTGAGAAGGCCAAACTGCATTCCAGATTCCCAGGAATTTCTAATTCAAGGCATTTAATGACTCCAAATGAGTGGATTAGACTGCCTCCAAACTACATAGAAAGTGAATTTTGTAAAAGGAGCAGGTAATGATTAATATAGTAGAAATTAAGGAACCTTTTAGAATTTGAAGACTTTTTCTTAACACAGTGATATAAATTTTGTCATAattatgatttctttaaaatatttttctttttaaaaaatttttattgaaatatatttgacttacaatattgtgttagtttcaggtatacaggaaAGTGGATCAtttacacatatgcatatgttcactttttttagattcttttcccatataggccattacagagtattcagTAGAATTTcctgtgccatatagtaggttcttattagttatctgttttatatatatagtagtgagcaactgaactgaactgaatgaactgagtgtgtatatgtcagtcccagtttTCCAGTGTATCCCTCTCCCCTTTATCCCCTGGTagccatatgtttgttttctacatctacgactctacttctttttaattttaaaatgtatgtatggctgcactgggtctttgttgctgcacacgggctttctctagctgcagtgtgcttctcattgcagtggcttctcttgttgcagagcacaggctctagggcttcaTCAACTGTGAtacatgggcttaattgccccatggcatatggaatcttcctggaccagggatcaaacccatgtcccctgcactggcaggcaaattcataACCAGTGGACCACTCGAAAGTCCAGTAATTTCTTTGGCTATATTTTCCTGTTTACTAATTCTTTTTTCACTGTGtggaatattaaaattttaatttcttaaaattttctccctcccaccccatacacTTGTTCATTCCTAATGGGCTCTTACTGTTTTACCTTGGTGATTggattatttgtttctttaaacattttatacatTGCTATTCTGCATTCTATATTTGATAATCCCAAATTCTGTATTTCTTGAGGATGCTGAATCTTTTCCCTCGCTGACTCTCAGTTATAATGGTTTGCTTTCTCATATGCttagtgaattttatttttgagttaattttatcTTGGGTGTCCTATTGGCCTAAATTGAGGAAACTTCTACACAGAGgatttgcttctgtttcttcctttgctGGTAGCTGAGATGCTATCAACCTGggcctggttcagttcagttcagttccgttcagtcgctcactcgtttccgactctttgcagccccatgaatcgcagcacgccaggcctccctgtccatcaccaactcccggagttcactcaaactcacgtccattgagtcagtgatgccatccagccatctcatcctctgtcatccccttctcctcctgcccccagtccctcccagcatcacagtcttttccaatgagtcaactcttcacatgaggtggccaaagtactggagtttcagctttagcatcattcctcccaaaaaACACcgaaggctgatctcctttagaatggactggttggatctccttgcagtccgagggactctcaagagtcttctccaacaccacagttcaaaagcatcaattcttcggtgctcagctttcttcacagtccaactctcgcatccatacatgaccactggaaaaaccaaagccttgactaggtggacgtttgttggcaaagtaatgtctctgcttttcaatatactatctaggttggtcatcacttttcttccaaggagtaagcgtcttttgatttcatggctgcagtcaccatctgcagtgattttggagcccaaaaagataaagtctgacactgtttccactgtttccccatctatttcccatgaagtgatgggaccagatgccatgatctttgttttctgaatgttgagctttaagccaacttttttgctctcctctttcacttttcatcaagaggctttttagttcctcttcactttctgccataagggtggtgtcatctgcatatctgaggttattggtatttctcctggcaatcttgattccagcttgtgcttcttcagcccagcatttctcatgatatactctgcatagaagttaaataagcagggtgacaatatacagccttgacgtactccttttgctgtttggaaccagtctgttgttccatgtccagttctaactgttgcctcctgacctgcatacaggtttctcaagaggcagatcaggtggtctggtattcccttctctttcagaattttccacagtttattgtgatccacacagtcaaaggctttggcatagtcaataaagcagaagtagatgtttttttggaactctcttgctcttttgatgatccagtggatgctggcaatttgatctctggttcctctaccttttctaaaaccagcttgaacatctggaagttcatggttcacgtattgctgaagcctggcttggagaattttgagcattactttaccagtgtgtgagatgaatgcaattgtgcggtagtttgagcgttcttttgcattgcctttctttgggattggaatgaaaactgaccttttccagtcctatggccactgctgagttttccaaatttgttggcagcaaattgagtgcagcactttcacagcatcatctttcaggatttgaaagagctcaactggaattccatcacctccactagctttgttcgtagtgatgctttctaaggcccacttgacttcacattccaggacatctggctctaggtgagttatcataccatcgtgaagatcttttttgtatagttcttctgtgtattcttgccacctcttcttaatatcttctgcttctcttaggtccataccattctgtcctttatcgagcccatctttgcatgaaatgttcccttggtatc
This region of Ovis canadensis isolate MfBH-ARS-UI-01 breed Bighorn chromosome 3, ARS-UI_OviCan_v2, whole genome shotgun sequence genomic DNA includes:
- the FAM228B gene encoding protein FAM228B isoform X6, which produces MPANLENAAVATGLEKVLAKEDVDAAIQSILYRENYIIKGNAFIEHYDPKEYDPFYVNKEDPNFLKVTIPPFRDPLKKAQYDKDDGKRILLQCETGKIYTMKEFKEVEKAKLHSRFPGISNSRHLMTPNEWIRLPPNYIESEFCKRSRLKIKVNFNESSFDLRPSARTPHLEFQKEDKAVIYKF
- the FAM228B gene encoding protein FAM228B isoform X5: MKSYENDLVTDKLPKLKSSREWLEPQPLSFMQVLAKEDVDAAIQSILYRENYIIKGNAFIEHYDPKEYDPFYVNKEDPNFLKVTIPPFRDPLKKAQYDKDDGKRILLQCETGKIYTMKEFKEVEKAKLHSRFPGISNSRHLMTPNEWIRLPPNYIESEFCKRSRLKIKVNFNESSFDLRPSARTPHLEFQKEDKAVIYKF